The DNA segment GATAAGTTTTCTTTGAAAATGGACAAAGTGATAGAGTGGGATGATCCTATTCAAAAACCTTTCCATGGAAAAATATTATCACTCGCTGAAAATGTTACTCCTGAACAAGCATTTCGGTGTGAACCACATTATGGAGTAAAGGCATATAACGGGGAAGTTGTTGAATTAAGTGAATTGTAATAAAAGCAGATTTCTAAACAAGAAGCTCTTTTTACCGGACTAAAATAAACTTAATGAACTCATTAAGAACTATTTCATCTCCTTCGCTCCTTTTTCGGGGAACAGTAATACGAATGGTTGGTGAAACATGAAATTCTTTATAACTTTTGGGGTTAACAGGGTCGATGCCTAATTCTTTTCCGACTTTATCATCAAAGAAAACATATAATTCACTCTTTTTTCCAAGGTTCTCCCTAATAAAAGGGCGTATTTCATTTTCTAAATCCTTTGCCCATCTTTTAGCGATATACGTATCCATCATCTGATTTGTCTCGCTGTCATAATAGACTAAAAATTGTGTTTTAGTCTTGTTGTCCATCACCTTAGCTGCATATTCAAATTCAAAGTTTCCCATATTATCGTACAAAGTGTCGAAAATCTCAAAATTATTATCAAAGTTATCTTTCAAATATTGTTCAGCCTGAACTCTCACTTTTTCTTCTTTCTTCTTATCAGGCTTCATTCCCTGAATAAAGGAGAAAATTAATAAGACTAACCCAATTACAATAATACCAAGAACAATCAAGGATATTTTTATAAATTTTTTCAAAGAAATCCCCTCCTTCTGGGTGAATTTAAGTAAAGGCACTAATAAAGCTAAATAACTTTTCCTTATTTAAAAAGTTAAATGCATCCCTCTTTAATAAGGACCTTAATATAATCTATCCTTCCTGTAACCACTTCTGAACTTAAGAGAGCATTTTATAAAAAGTCTTTAATTGTATCCTCAAATTTAAAGATTTCGAGTACGGAGTAGTTTTTTTTAGATATATTAATCCCCCACTCTGGAGCACTTTTTTGCCCTGGTTTATCATAATTTCTATCAACAAACATTCCATTTGGTACTTCCCATGCTTGTGCTGGTATCAGGAAAACATCAGGCATTTTTCCAACTTCAAAAATCAACAATGCTAGGTAGAGATTTTTATTGGTAATGTCAAACTTGCTTTTTTGCATAAATACATAACCAGTTCCTCTAAGGGATTTTACCTGAATCTCACAGAAACGACGATTCTTGTCCTTTACGATAAAATCTATTCCATGGTCATCCACTTCCGAAGTATAAACATCACAACCATATGAAGCAAATTCCATCTTTGCAAAATACTCTGCATATTTCCCTACTTGTAAGGAATTGAGTTTCGCCCAATTTGTATTTGGCATAGCTACCCCTCCATAGGTAATTCTTAATTTTTACGGACTTCCTCAATATCAAATAATAACATAGAATAATAGTATGTTATTTTGAAGTTTCAATCTACAGGTTTAATACAAGGAAAGGTAGATACTATGGAAAAACAATATTTTAATCTCATGCAGTTTTTCGAGGGCTATGTACGAAATTATCGACGAATGAATTTATCTCATTTACATAATCGCTCTATGTTTACAAAGCGTGAAATTGATTATTTCGCCACTCTCGGAGAAATGCTTGGATTTGATGCCTTTGTTGAAGATTCCAAGTTTGATAAAACAAAAGGACGTTCCAGACCAATGGACTTATCTTGGTGGAAGTGGGATGCTCGATTTGATGATGAAAACTTTTTATATCTTGCTCTACATTTAGAAAGAGAAAACGTCTGGAACAAAGATGTCGAGACAATCGAAAAGCTATTTTCACAAACGGAAGAGGCATATATTCCACATAATGTTATCGGCATACAATTTATTGAATCGGCTGAAAGGATAGATTATATAAACAACTTAATTCTTCAGAAAAATAAAACTCAAAAATCAAATACTATGATGATTTATCGTTACTACGATACTGAATTTGATTTAGAAAGAGTTTGTGCATATAGCTTTACTCCAATGGGTTTAAGTGAGGTAAGAACTGCAATCTGTAACCAAGACCAGTCGAGTTGTTGGTATATGTGCTTTGATGAAGAATTTGCTCCATTTCAAAATAATAAGGATTCCGTTCACAGCATGAGCGTGAGGATTTAGAAAAAGAATGGCTATCCCTTTCAGAAAGTCAAGAAAAATTAAGAATTTGGAGAAACGGAAAGATCCTACATATTTGTGAAGGGATAACACTGGAACTAAGCGAACAACGAAACAAACGCCCAATGCCAGTCAAAGTGTAACCCGCTCCACTAATCATTTTCTCCCATAAAAAATAAATATATAAATAATTAAGGAAGGAATGTTGGAAGCAATGAGATGGAATGGTACATGTGAATCCGTAAGGTATACTATTGTTTTTCCTTTAACTTCCGTTTAAAATCTGTTTCAAACTTTTTCCTATGTGTTTTCTCCCATCATGAAAAAATAAAAGAAATGTTGAGGCTTTCATTAATTTAATTCGTTCAAAATAATCTAATTAGAATATATTGTTCATAAACATACTTTATGAACCTTTCTAAATTAGGAGGAAGTTATGGACCGTTCAAACCACCATAAAGTGCAGCCATATTTATTGACGCATAGTTTGTTACCGGAAAATCAGGAGACACCCATTCAATTTATCAAGACTGACATTATAGATAATAAATTATTTTATAGGAGGAACCACTTTTCTTATCCAACGCTTTCTTACTCAAACTATTGGCTACCGATTAATGGGATAGTATTAACACCCCTACGGCTTTCCATGCAGGACATTCTTCAATTACCTTCAAAAACAATACAAGTTGTCCTTGAATGTTCAGGAGATAAACGTGACCTTTTCGAACCTAAAGTATTTGGAGAACAATGGGGAAAGGGGGCTATTAGCCAAGGTTATTGGAAGGGTGTACCGTTACGGACCCTACTTGAACTATCTGGAATAAGAAAAGGAGCAAAAGAAATTGTCGTGGAAGGGTATGATTTTGGAGAAAGAACCGATCTAAATAAGGTTTTTACCTACAGTAGAAGTTTACCTATTGAGAAGGCGCTCCACCCTGATACCATTATTGCATATGAATACAATCATCAGCCAATTCCGTTTAAACATGGTTATCCACTGAGATTAATTGTTCCACAGTGGTATGCGATGGCATCTGTTAAATGGATTAAGCAGATTAGTGTTATTGATTCTAATTTTACAGGCCCATTTCAGACAATCGATTATGTGTTTTACCCAAATAAAGAAAATAATAAAGATGCTTTCCCTGTTACCACAATAAATGTAAACTCGACTATTCAAAAACCCTTAGATATGGAAGTTTTAAATACTGGTAAGCATTTGATTAAAGGGATTGCTTGGACAGGTAATGGCTTTATTACAAAGTTAGAAATAAGTGTAGACGGTGGGAGTACTTGGCTAAATGCAAAATTAGAGCCAACTAAAGATTCTAGTTATGGCTGGCAATCTTGGTCTTATGAATGGACTATATCGAAGAAAGGTGAATATATGATTATGTCAAAAGCAACCGATTCATATGGCCGATTCCAGCCATCTATCCCTTTTTGGAATAAAAAGGGTTATGGGTATAATGCCATTGATAAAATAAAGGTTAAGGTAGAATAGCCGCAAGGGAAGTTCCCATGTTCTCCTAAGGGAGCATTGCAACCAACCCATCGAGGAAAGCCCACGTCCAGAAATATGTAATACGCTTCAGACGGAAGCACTCACCCATAAACAATAAATATATAAATAATAAGGCATAGGTCACGTGGTAAGAGGTAGGAGGAATGATAATTGAATGTAAATGCCGATTCTCTTGTACCCTTTATCAATAATGTGGAGAATGCCAACTTTTATGGTTGTGACTCATTTTTCCTTACCTTGACTGTTGAATAACTTTTGGAAAAATTCTATGGAAAGTATATGTGTGAGGGAGAAATATAAATGAAATTATATGAGAAACCGATTCATGCTTATTTACATCAAGATTTGGTGGCTTATGATTCTGACGATAATGACAGACAACTGATTTATTACTTCAAAAAAGGATATGTGACAGTGCTTGGCGAGTTTGAGTCTGACCAATATGTTAC comes from the Oikeobacillus pervagus genome and includes:
- a CDS encoding DUF4365 domain-containing protein → MPNTNWAKLNSLQVGKYAEYFAKMEFASYGCDVYTSEVDDHGIDFIVKDKNRRFCEIQVKSLRGTGYVFMQKSKFDITNKNLYLALLIFEVGKMPDVFLIPAQAWEVPNGMFVDRNYDKPGQKSAPEWGINISKKNYSVLEIFKFEDTIKDFL
- a CDS encoding sulfite oxidase, yielding MDRSNHHKVQPYLLTHSLLPENQETPIQFIKTDIIDNKLFYRRNHFSYPTLSYSNYWLPINGIVLTPLRLSMQDILQLPSKTIQVVLECSGDKRDLFEPKVFGEQWGKGAISQGYWKGVPLRTLLELSGIRKGAKEIVVEGYDFGERTDLNKVFTYSRSLPIEKALHPDTIIAYEYNHQPIPFKHGYPLRLIVPQWYAMASVKWIKQISVIDSNFTGPFQTIDYVFYPNKENNKDAFPVTTINVNSTIQKPLDMEVLNTGKHLIKGIAWTGNGFITKLEISVDGGSTWLNAKLEPTKDSSYGWQSWSYEWTISKKGEYMIMSKATDSYGRFQPSIPFWNKKGYGYNAIDKIKVKVE